From a region of the Brachionichthys hirsutus isolate HB-005 chromosome 9, CSIRO-AGI_Bhir_v1, whole genome shotgun sequence genome:
- the cdc14ab gene encoding LOW QUALITY PROTEIN: dual specificity protein phosphatase CDC14AB (The sequence of the model RefSeq protein was modified relative to this genomic sequence to represent the inferred CDS: inserted 1 base in 1 codon; substituted 1 base at 1 genomic stop codon), whose translation MTAGGIRSSPVLSSLFRGAGADSDLGGAAQFIKERLYFATLRCKPKSTANTHYFSTDDEFLYENFYADFGPLNLAMLYRYCCKLNKKLKSFTLTRKRIVHYASFDQRKRSNAAVLIGGYAVIYLKKTPEEAYRALTSGSNASYLPFRDASFGNCTFNLTVLDCLQGIRKALQHGFFDFETFGVDEYEHYERVENGDLNWIVPGTFLAFSGPHPKTKTENGYPLHAPEAYFPYFRKHNVTTVVRLNKKIYDSKRFADAGFDHYDLFFLDGSTPGDIITRRFLHICESTQGAVAVHCKAGLGRTGTLIGCYLMKHYRFTAGEAIAWIRICRPGSVIGPQQNFLEEKQAAMWLLGDSQRTQKVNPEEVMTSRLITSMNDINLNSTHNMTSPAHTSNDPTETGTVEGGASLTQGDKLRALKVRRPPRPRPSTTGSLRVEEMKMHSRSPSQPIRLSLGVGQGPASPLKSSKFPASSASAAAKRVGTSPSPAFRSQAXTWFNCDLYAGRSPLPPXSSSSISLSPAPLAPPSISRYGNGPAEVNNNSGPFGVLAAPPTGKSS comes from the exons ATGACGGCGGGGGGGATCCGGAGCTCCCCGGTCCTCTCCTCCCTGTTCCGGGGGGCCGGAGCGGACTCCGACCTGGGGGGGGCCGCGCAGTTCATCAAAG AGCGTCTGTATTTCGCCACGTTACGCTGTAAACCCAAAAGCACCGCCAACACGCACTACTTCAGCACCGACGACGAGTTCCTCTACGAGAa CTTCTACGCAGACTTCGGCCCGCTCAATCTGGCCATGTTGTACCGATACTGCTGCAAACTCAACAAGAAACTCAAG TCGTTCACGCTGACGAGGAAGAGGATCGTTCACTACGCCAGCTTCGACCAGAGGAAGAGGTCCAACGCCGCCGTGCTGATCGGAGGCTACGCC GTGATCTACTTGAAGAAGACTCCAGAGGAGGCCTACAGAGCCCTGACCTCTGGCTCCAACGCCTCCTACCTGCCCTTCAG ggatgCTTCCTTCGGGAATTGTACCTTCAACCTCACGGTGCTGGACTGTCTGCAGGGCATCAGGAAG GCGTTGCAGCACGGCTTCTTTGACTTCGAGACGTTCGGCGTGGACGAGTACGAGCACTACGAG CGGGTGGAGAACGGGGACCTGAACTGGATCGTCCCGGGGACCTTTCTGGCTTTCAGTGGACCTCATCCCAAAACGAAGACGGAGAACG GTTaccctctccacgcacctgAGGCGTACTTCCCGTACTTCAGGAAACACAACGTGACGACGGTCGTCCGTCTGAACAAGAAGATCTACGACTCCAAGCGCTTCGCGGACGCCGGCTTCGACCACTACGACCTGTTCTTCCTGGACGGCAGCACgcctggtgacatcatcacacgcCGCTTCCTGCATATCTGCGAGAGCACGCAGGGAGCGGTGGCCGTCCACTGCAAAG ctgGCCTGGGCAGGACGggcactctgattggctgttaccTGATGAAACACTACCGCTTCACCGCAGGCGAGGCCATCGCCTGGATCCGGATCTGCAGGCCGGGCTCTGTGATTGGACCACAGCAGAACTTCCTGGAAGA GAAGCAGGCAGCCATGTGGTTGCTAGGCGACAGTCAGCGCACTCAGAAGGTCAATCCAGAGGAGGTGATGACGTCTCGCCTCATCACCAGTATGAATGACATCAACTTAAACTCCACCCATAATATGactagccccgcccacaccaGCAACGATCCAACTGAG ACTGGGACAGTGGAGGGCGGAGCCAGTCTCACTCAGGGGGACAAACTCAGAGCCTTAAAAGTCCgacgccccccccgcccccggcccAGCACCACCGGAAGCCTCAG agtggaggagatgaagatgcacAGCCGGTCAccctctcagccaatcag ACTGTCACTGGGTGTTGGACAAGGCCCCGCCTCCCCCCTCAAGTCCTCAAAGTTCCCAGCATCCTCTGCTTCAGCCGCAGCCAAACGGGTCGGAACAAGTCCGTCACCTGCGTTCAGGAG TCAGGCTTAAACCTGGTTTAACTGTGATCTGTACGCTGggcgctctcctcttcctc cctcctcgtcctctatATCtctcagccccgcccctctggccCCTCCCTCTATTTCTCGCTACGGTAATGGCCCTGCTgaggtcaacaacaacagcggTCCATTCGGTGTGTTGGCGGCGCCCCCCACAGGGAAAAGCTCC
- the rtca gene encoding RNA 3'-terminal phosphate cyclase encodes MHSAAAEIDGSALEGGGQILRLSASLSCITGSPIKITKIRAGRSTPGLRPQHLSGLQLVSDLCSGSLQGAAIGSTDVSLTPGRIRGGSHTADTQTAGSVCLLMQVALPCALFADGASQLCLKGGTNAEMAPQIDYTVKVFKPIVEKFGVHFDCDIRMRGYYPRGGGEVLVTVNPVKELQPVVMTERGNITKIYGRAFVAGVLPFKLAKDMSAAAVRTIRKEIKELYVDVQPLQEKGDAYGNGNGIIIIAESSTGCVFAGSALGKKGVHADKIGTEAAEMLLRNIRHNGCVDEFLQDQLIVFMAMAKGRSRIRTGAVTLHTQTAIHVAEQLTQAKFTIRKCSEQPSSSVTYVIECEGSGVTNPHL; translated from the exons ATGCATTCGGCGGCGGCGGAGATAGACGGCAGCGCGCTGGAGGGG GGCGGACAGATCCTGAGACTGTCCGCGTCGCTCAGCTGCATCACCGGGTCGCCCATTAAAATCACCAAAATCCGAGCCGGCAGAAGCACGCCGGGGCTCAG GCCGCAGCACCTCAGTGGCCTGCAGCTGGTCTCAGATCTGTGTTCTGGCAGCCTGCAGGGAGCCGCCATCGGTTCCACCGACGTCAGTCTGACCCCGGGACGGATCCGGGGCGGGAGCCACACGGCCGACACGCAGACGGCAGG gagtgtgtgtctgctcatGCAGGTCGCTCTACCCTGCGCTCTGTTCGCTGACGGCGCCTCACAGCTCTGCCTGAAGGGCGGGACCAACGCCGAGATGGCGCCTCAGATCGACTACACAGTCAAG gtgtttaaacccATCGTGGAGAAGTTCGGCGTCCATTTTGACTGTGACATCAGAATGAG GGGTTACTACCCGAGGGGCGGCGGCGAGGTGTTGGTGACGGTGAACCcggtgaaggagctgcagcccGTCGTCATGACGGAGCGAGGAAACATCACCAAGATCTACGGCCGGGCGTTCGTGGCCGGAGTCCTGCCCTTCAAA TTGGCTAAAGACATGTCGGCCGCTGCCGTTCGTACCATCAGGAAGGAGATCAAAGAGCTCTACGTCGACGTCCAGCCGCTCCAGGAGAAAGGCGACGCCTACGGCAACGGCAACGGCATCat AATCATTGCAGAGTCGTCAACGGGATGCGTGTTTGCAGGTTCAGCTCTGGGAAAGAAAg GTGTGCACGCAGATAAAATTGGAACTGAAGCTGCTGAGATGTTGCTGAGAAACATCAGACACAACGGCTGTGTGGATGAATTCCTGCAGGACCAG ctcatCGTGTTCATGGCGATGGCGAAGGGTCGGTCTCGGATTCGAACCGGCGCCGTGACGCTGCACACTCAGACGGCCATTCACGTCGCAGAGCAGCTGACgcag gcGAAGTTCACAATCAGAAAATGTTCCGAGCAGCCGAGCAGCAGCGTCACGTACGTCATCGAATGTGAAGGCTCAGGTGTGACCAACCCCCAcctgtag
- the slc30a7 gene encoding zinc transporter 7 has product MQKYELMIADPICSMLIALLIGVSVVPLLKDSIGILMQRTPPSLDHALPECYQRVQQLQGVYNLQEPHFWTLCTDVYVGTLKLLVAPDADPRWVSSQTHHIFTQAGVRQLYVQIDTAAM; this is encoded by the exons ATGCAGAAATACGAGCTGATGATCGCTGATCCGATCTGCTCCATGCTGATCGCCCTCCTCATCGGGGTCAG TGTGGTGCCGCTGCTGAAGGACTCCATCGGGATCCTGATGCAGAGGACTCCTCCGTCCCTGGACCACGCCCTGCCGGAGTGCTATCAGAGG gtgcagcagctgcagggcgTCTACAACCTGCAGGAGCCGCACTTCTGGACTCTGTGTACGGACGTCTACGTCGGAACgctgaagctgctggtggccccCGACGCCGACCCCCGCTGGGTCTCCAGCCAGACGCACCACATCTTCACGCAg gctggagtgagACAACTGTACGTTCAGATCGATACGGCTGCCATGtag